The following are encoded in a window of Fusarium falciforme chromosome 11, complete sequence genomic DNA:
- a CDS encoding Zn(2)-C6 fungal-type domain-containing protein, giving the protein MSPTPPATPGLHKNACSLCARRKVKCDKKDPCSNCLKAQTQCSYETPAPPRPRKRAADQDLLARLAQYEDLMRKHNVDFTQHANIWVPCGLEGGMKIGGSPAQDAPQEELCLWSNLSPELKYPSVQNLRHKDDPFLHPTPSLQLMLPDTHPKLHELHPEPRHIYRFWQIFVETVNPLTKIIHVPTLQQRIMDASWDLAHIPKPLVAILFAMYTNAVTSMSSNDCQASIGASRDTLLTRYRTATVQALMEAEFLTSREFEVLQALVLFLLADPESELCSTLTATAIRLGQKMGLHRENADPKIPFFEREMRIRLWWQLRGLDARVRAVSIPGIKLPTSECGDVRPPLNINDADLHPNMTEPPTEHKGPTEMLCVLMKYQVTHWLRSSPKAAKFFENISHGPIKGKISMESQDEAINELEGIYQEKFLRHLDKRIPLHGVTDAMARLAIARLRFKLHHPRGRAMGGKDVYLAKKESDLLFDSAVTLLELSSYGICSKFSSHLFTHLTHWSQMDAYIYILSELRCRCTGDQVMKAWKLVGDLYTEHPEVVSDTENALFRALGDLTLQAWEVYRKEVALDQGVPPSFIQLLWSKRHDELEQSMQAPSAPDVGDLGGLGLIDDNNFNWEYWDDLLRL; this is encoded by the exons ATGTCACCCACACCACCAGCTACCCCAGGCCTTCACAAGAACGCCTGTTCCCTCTGCGCTCGCCGCAAAGTCAAATGCGACAAAAAAGACCCCTGTTCCAACTGTCTCAAGGCGCAGACGCAGTGCTCATACGAGACCCCAGCTCCACCTCGCCCTCGGAAGAGGGCTGCCGACCAAGATCTGCTGGCCCGATTGGCTCAGTACGAGGATCTGATGCGGAAGCACAACGTCGACTTTACTCAGCATGCTAATATCTGGGTTCCTTGTGGCCTAGAAGGGGGCATGAAAATTGGTGGCTCGCCCGCACAAGACGCTCCCCAAGAAGAACT ATGTCTATGGTCAAATCTGAGCCCAGAG CTCAAATATCCTTCTGTCCAAAATCTGCGTCATAAAGACGACCCATTCCTTCATCCCACACCCTCACTCCAGCTGATGCTGCCTGATACGCACCCCAAGCTTCACGAGTTACATCCAGAGCCTAGACACATCTATCGTTTCTGGCAGATCTTTGTCGAGACTGTCAACCCTCTCACCAAGATTATACATGTGCCAACTCTGCAGCAGCGTATCATGGATGCAAGCTGGGACCTTGCTCATATTCCCAAGCCCTTGGTAGCTATCTTGTTTGCCATGTACACTAATGCTGTCACATCAATGTCCTCAAATGACTGTCAAGCCTCCATTGGCGCAAGTAGGGACACTTTGCTGACACGTTACCGAACTGCAACTGTTCAGGCTCTCATGGAGGCCGAGTTCCTGACATCAAGAGAGTTTGAGGTCCTCCAAGCCCTTGTTCTATTCCTCCTCGCAGACCCAGAATCCGAACTGTGTTCGACTCTAACCGCAACCGCCATTCGGTTAGGCCAGAAGATGGGTCTGCATCGTGAGAATGCAGATCCTAAAATCCCCTTTTTCGAGAGGGAGATGCGAATTCGGCTCTGGTGGCAGTTGCGTGGCCTCGATGCAAGAGTGCGCGCTGTCTCGATCCCAGGGATCAAGCTGCCAACATCAGAATGCGGCGACGTCCGTCCTCCACTGAACATCAACGACGCTGATCTACACCCCAACATGACGGAGCCTCCAACTGAACACAAGGGGCCGACTGAAATGTTGTGCGTGTTGATGAAGTATCAAGTCACTCACTGGCTTCGATCCTCGCCCAAGGCGGCCAAGTTTTTTGAGAACATCAGCCACGGACCAATTAAAGGCAAGATATCGATGGAGTCGCAAGACGAGGCAATAAACGAGCTCGAAGGCATTTATCAAGAAAAGTTCTTGCGCCATTTGGATAAACGAATACCTCTACACGGCGTAACTGATGCCATGGCCCGGCTTGCCATTGCTCGCCTGCGGTTCAAACTTCACCATCCACGGGGCCGAGCCATGGGTGGCAAGGATGTGTATTTGGCTAAGAAAGAGAGCGATTTGCTCTTCGACTCAGCCGTTACGTTGCTGGAGCTGTCCAGCTATGGCATTTGCAGCAAATTCTCATCGCATCTGTTTACGCACTTGACTCACTGGTCTCAGATGGACGCCTACATCTATATTCTTAGCGAGCTACGATGTCGATGCACAGGTGATCAGGTGATGAAAGCATGGAAGTTGGTTGGGGACCTTTACACCGAACATCCAGAGGTAGTGAGCGACACCGAGAATGCTCTTTTCAGGGCGCTTGGTGACTTGACCCTTCAGGCTTGGGAGGTATATAGAAAGGAAGTGGCACTGGACCAAGGAGTTCCACCATCCTTCATTCAACTGCTCTGGAGCAAGAGACATGATGAACTTGAGCAAAGTATGCAAGCACCTTCAGCGCCTGACGTCGGGGATCTGGGTGGTCTGGGGCTGATTGATGATAACAACTTTAACTGGGAGTACTGGGACGACTTGCTGCGACTGTAG
- a CDS encoding HET domain-containing protein, which yields MLAKSMLNPYDQPFEISYNTEEDPAAQDIVSRPIEEQAEPECHDYRRDPSGEARWYRLWKPSKDIAQMGKVYSQAYITLSASSAASVTEGFLQNRSIPQPLYPIALRYVNESGVEGTIIVTSEPIPEADKLIAFSTIPKTLSRPGRYLAGLWETDLPCNLLWKVTHLWFPSSGTVDKRKAKLETYRAPSWSWASADGEVECKLGVDSSIPEPACEVPGVHVDLANENAPFGAVVSGYIIIKGDTRRAMFYPLTSELFFYEPGTEKGEEELQTARYEGFADCKPDEDMAAAENPSVNVCCLHIRDFGGRGEGLLLVEDVEDDLFQRIGHFYWNLEDLGDSFEHAEKAEVKIV from the exons ATGCTCGCCAAGAGCATGCTGAACCCTTATGATCAGCCATTtgagatatcttataatacAGAAG AGGATCCGGCTGCTCAAGACATTGTGTCCAGACCAATCGAAGAGCAG GCAGAACCAGAGTGTCATGACTACCGTCGCGACCCTTCAGGAGAGGCTCGATGGTATCGACTTTGGAAGCCTTCCAAAGACATTGCCCAGATGGGCAAAGTCTACAGTCAAGCATACATCACACTATCCGCGTCAAGCGCCGCGAGTGTTACAGAAGGGTTTCTTCAAAACCGCTCTATACCCCAGCCCTTGTACCCGATCGCTCTTCGATACGTTAATGAATCTGGGGTTGAGGGGACCATCATTGTGACTTCAGAGCCAATCCCTGAAG CAGACAAACTTATCGCCTTCTCAACTATCCCCAAGACCCTTAGCAGACCCGGCAGGTACTTGGCCGGACTGTGGGAAACAGATTTGCCATGCAATCTCCTGTGGAAAGTCACTCATCTTTGGTTCCCATCGTCTGGAACCGTCGACAAGCGAAAAGCCAAACTCGAAACCTATCGTGCGCCTTCATGGTCATGGGCCTCGGCTGATGGAGAGGTTGAATGTAAGCTTGGTGTTGACTCGTCAATACCTGAACCTGCTTGCGAAGTTCCGGGTGTGCATGTCGACTTGGCCAACGAAAATGCGCCGTTTGGTGCCGTGGTTTCTGGatacatcatcatcaagggcGATACGAGACGCGCCATGTTCTATCCTTTGACGAGTGAGCTGTTCTTCTACGAACCTGGGACGGaaaagggagaggaagaactTCAGACAGCTAGATATGAAGGGTTTGCCGATTGCAAACCAGATGAGGATATGGCAGCTGCCGAGAATCCATCGGTCAATGTGTGTTGTCTACATATACGGGACTTTGGAGGTCGCGGAGAGGGCCTGCTTCTTGTCGAGGATGTTGAGGACGATTTGTTTCAGCGTATTGGTCACTTCTACTGGAATCTGGAAGACTTGGGGGATTCATTTGAGCATGCGGAAAAGGCAGAAGTCAAGATCGTATAA
- a CDS encoding GH16 domain-containing protein, which yields MHFTSYLSVAFLALGLTVASPQGSTQNRSPEPPFKNGKYVVSRRAQFTNKKVFTFPGNKLPKGLTASNYPAGDSHSFLPANVKIRNNYLELHVPGSQTRMPYKCAEVITDVQNIKYASVRTTAIFSEPAGVCNGMFFYQSDTQEIDIEWLSDPESQSNAGTRYVWFTNQDENGDGKSTYKAVTPPRSPTSTEHEYRVDWTAGLVQFYIDGKRIWQTTQDVPTEPGAWIFNNWSSGDKGWSVGPPVQEAVFKIKQIEMYYNTA from the exons ATGCATTTCACTTCATACTTGTCAGTAGCCTTCTTAGCCTTGGGCTTGACTGTGGCCTCGCCTCAGGGAAGTACCCAGAACCGCTCTCCGGAGCCTCCTTTCAAGAATGGCAAATATGTCGTCAGCCGCAGGGCCCAGTTCACCAACAAGAAGGTCTTTACTTTCCCCGGCAACAAGCTCCCCAAGGGGCTCACCGCGAGCAACTACCCGGCTGGGGACAGCCACAGCTTCCTCCCTGCCAACGTCAAGATCCGGAACAACTACCTTGAGCTCCACGTTCCTGGCAGTCAGACCAGGATGCCGTACAAGTGCGCCGAGGTCATCACCGACGTCCAGAACATCAAGTACGCCAGCGTGCGAACTACTGCCATTTTTAGCGAACCTGCTGGTGTTTGCAATG GCATGTTCTTCTACCAGAGCGACACTCAAGAGATAGACATCGAGTGGCTCTCCGATCCCGAGTCGCAGTCCAACGCCGGCACTCGCTATGTCTGGTTCACCAACCAGGACGAAAACGGCGATGGCAAGAGCACCTACAAGGCCGTCACTCCTCCCAGGAGCCCTACCTCGACTGAGCACGAATACCGCGTTGACTGGACGGCCGGCTTGGTTCAGTTCTACATCGATGGTAAAAGGATTTGGCAGACTACCCAGGACGTGCCCACTGAGCCTGGCGCTTGGATTTTCAACAACTGGTCCAGCGGCGACAAGGGCTGGAGCGTTGGTCCTCCTGTCCAGGAGGCGGTtttcaagatcaagcagatCGAGATGTACTACAACACAGCTTAA
- a CDS encoding Protein kinase domain-containing protein: MISHWTSYQSLGYHQDESDHLVIPDFSLTEFKSFWSRSIPGYSGTYKLSDLDFDDKITQKYDIWSLGCVFLELASWLLLDGDAPTTFSDKRLMPESQFQGVLADDRFFYLETTDESTSPPKVKLSVLEWIQSLHALNTCPGSIHDFLDIIQKKMLQPKAADRSDSRILRRELGDIYHRCVDYGVYTTKGEALIVPKDFAAPTHQESSQSEEQPDLYPKVTVEMQRSSSVGRRLGLETKPGDAGEGAQAVESGFEE, translated from the exons ATGATCTCCCACTGGACGTCATATCAGTCTCTGGGCTACCATCAAGATGAAAGCGACCACCTTGTCATCCCTGATTTTAGCTTGACCGAGTTTAAGAGCTTCTGGTCGAGAAGTATCCCTGGATACTCGGGTACCTACAAACTTTCCGATCTTGACTTCGATGATAAGATAACCCAGAAATACGACATATGGTCTCTGGGTTGCGTGTTCTTGGAACTCGCCTCGtggctcctcctcgacggcgatgcGCCGACCACCTTCAGTGATAAACGTCTGATGCCCGAATCTCAATTTCAAGGGGTCCTCGCAGACGACAGATTTTTCTATCTTGAGACGACGGACGAAAGTACCTCACCGCCCAAGGTGAAACTCTCTGTTCTTGAG TGGATTCAATCTCTTCACGCTCTCAATACGTGCCCGGGGTCTATACACGATTTCTTAGACATAATTCAGAAGAAGATGCTGCAACCAAAAGCCGCCGATCGAAGCGACTCCAGGATTTTACGGAGGGAACTTGGGGACATATACCATCGTTGCGTGGACTATGGCGTGTACACGACGAAAGGCGAGGCATTAATAGTCCCGAAAGATTTTGCG GCTCCAACACATCAGGAGTCATCACAAAGCGAGGAGCAGCCGGATCTATATCCAAAAGTGACTGTAGAGATGCAACGATCGTCTTCGGTGGGCAGACGCCTGGGGCTTGAGACCAAGCCCGGCGATGCCGGCGAAGGGGCGCAGGCTGTGGAATCAGGATTCGAAGAATAA
- a CDS encoding HET domain-containing protein, whose product MSGHEELSNIVDLGGLDLEDLPSPPVIEPVDEQSTADDTNSGTAPINEEATDFPRDSPESDKGPTSYYTGGSFYLKRCECILLQDNDSGSGANQPTILRPESIFLAIDDDKILEIDRLPSLVDQPDEIRQLASDIIKGTMPLSEERAVRLGYLSDQCLDLSGLRKRCDDAIEKAFKAADAAVWIEEGDSSADVAEMDENAVNVGDQGAKSHETTASSQDHTQESNEAPDEPEQGSYCCYIALTMAARVLKAPSTQKMLEAIREGADLDDLILNIECVRPPTESEPWEPDMPDKQGYGHIYALLGCLMATAYVRQCFAVETIYLDRAISNLDVAILKIPESPFKEFREYLQRVRKEVSQIQVLFHRIELLDDAWKNGVFCAICLDFKPIVGFHETEYPSHKMNFSKLCRNASLRCRICTLLRDATASLYPLLDTSWEDIAEISYENRSVGRRWYDGEVDDFAELIWGFDGALQIHLHCHYMGCEESSICSFELYHLPETTYPWDIIGTGTHVCAEANSPESWDMVHGWIQQCVHNHDECLRGSEDRPFPTRILDVGSKGIGPRLCVPSSDERGKYAALSHCWGDVMPLKTTQSTLDEFCRGIDLSKFPQTFKDAIVACQKLQIRYLWIDSLCIVQDDENDWAVQSSKMSDVYQNAYITIAAAAARNSTEGCFQSRPFSVRKSFATVAEVQDKVEQVEVFARPWQSNRHWTTNIGDGPRDRAQNPLETRAWTLQEHILSGRILRFTSHELVWHCREVHLCECRPGSALRKEALRLINLDRMTGDKDPPFGLRSSDPRIVWSEVVTPFTRRAITHESDRLPAISGVAATLAGPMGMEYIGGMWKDMLGSAVCWHVDEPGTSRRETYYAPTWSWASIVGPIEAVWNAGTNELPQTEVIDVQYTLATPNPYGRLSAAKLTITGLLLDVCIKSPDGLPAKEKSRNISFQLQFLNKSVTETDMRLEMICLAFPDIVTTSGDAPELRFGEPIRLLLLACKLYGQGFDSMPGLLLTEASNVQNDTGGLVYRRVGMGEVKLRRSERDQGEFRGKFEEGLGLVFANHLAAQGCLSTITIV is encoded by the exons ATGTCTGGACATGAAGAACTTTCTAACATAGTAGACCTAGGtggtcttgatcttgaagacCTGCCATCGCCACCTGTCATAGAACCCGTCGACGAGCAATCAACAGCAGATGACACAAATTCCGGCACCGCGCCAATAAACGAGGAGGCGACAGATTTCCCCAGAGATTCCCCCGAGTCGGACAAAGGGCCCACCTCGTACTATACAGGGGGGAGCTTCTACCTAAAGAGGTGCGAATGCATACTTCTACAAGACAACGACTCCGGCTCAGGTGCGAATCAACCGACCATCTTGAGGCCGGAGAGCATATTTCTGGCCATCGACGATGACAAGATCCTGGAGATTGATAGATTGCCGTCGTTGGTGGATCAACCCGATGAGATCCGTCAACTGGCCAGCGACATTATCAAGGGAACAATGCCCTTGAGTGAGGAACGGGCTGTCCGTTTGGGTTATCTCAGTGATCAGTGTCTCGACCTTTCTGGGCTACGGAAGAGATGCGACGACGCCATTGAGAAAGCTTTCAAGGCTGCAGATGCCGCAGTATGGATAGAAGAAGGGGACTCCTCTGCAGATGTtgccgagatggatgagaaCGCCGTCAATGTCGGTGATCAGGGGGCAAAGTCCCATGAAACAACTGCATCATCGCAAGACCACACTCAGGAATCGAATGAAGCACCCGATGAGCCGGAACAGGGTTCGTACTGCTGCTATATTGCACTCACCATGGCCGCGCGTGTACTCAAGGCCCCAAGTACGCAGAAAATGCTCGAGGCTATTCGTGAAGGCGCCGACCTCGATGATCTCATCTTGAACATTGAGTGCGTCAGACCGCCGACGGAGAGCGAGCCATGGGAGCCCGACATGCCAGATAAGCAGGGATACGGTCACATCTATGCTTTGCTTGGGTGCCTCATGGCCACTGCCTATGTCAGGCAGTGTTTCGCGGTTGAGACCATCTACCTCGATAGGGCCATAAGCAACCTGGACGTGGCTATTCTTAAGATACCTGAGAGCCCTTTCAAAGAGTTCCGGGAATATCTCCAAAGAGTCCGCAAAGAAGTCAGCCAGATTCAGGTCCTCTTTCATCGCATCGAGTTGTTGGATGACGCATGGAAGAACGGAGTCTTTTGCGCCATCTGTCTGGACTTCAAACCCATCGTTGGCTTCCACGAGACCGAGTATCCGTCACACAAGATGAACTTTAGCAAACTGTGTCGGAATGCTTCACTCCGATGCAGAATCTGCACGCTGCTGAGGGATGCCACGGCCTCATTGTACCCACTTCTCGACACCTCCTGGGAAGACATTGCAGAGATCAGCTATGAGAACCGCTCTGTTGGAAGGCGCTGGTATGATGGCGAGGTTGACGATTTTGCCGAGTTGATATGGGGATTCGATGGAGCTCTTCAGATTCACCTCCATTGTCATTATATGGGTTGCGAAGAGTCTTCGATCTGCAGCTTTGAGCTTTACCATTTGCCTG AAACTACATATCCCTGGGACATTATCGGTACTGGCACTCATGTTTGTGCTGAAGCCAACTCACCCGAAAGTTGGGACATGGTTCACGGCTGGATTCAACAATGCGTCCATAACCACGACGAGTGTCTACGTGGAAGCGAAGACCGGCCGTTTCCCACACGTATCTTGGATGTCGGTTCCAAAGGCATAGGCCCCCGCCTTTGCGTACCCAGCTCGGATGAGCGCGGTAAATATGCCGCTCTGAGTCATTGCTGGGGCGATGTGATGCCCCTCAAGACCACGCAGAGCACCCTTGACGAGTTTTGTCGAGGAATCGATCTGTCCAAATTTCCGCAAACTTTCAAAGATGCCATAGTTGCCTGTCAGAAGCTTCAAATCAGGTATCTCTGGATCGACTCCCTTTGCATTGTCCAGGATGACGAGAACGACTGGGCCGTCCAGTCATCCAAGATGAGCGACGTCTACCAGAACGCGTACATCACCAtagccgctgccgccgcccgTAACAGCACTGAGGGATGTTTCCAATCGCGTCCTTTTAGCGTGAGAAAATCCTTTGCGACAGTTGCAGAAGTTCAGGACAAGGTTGAGCAAGTCGAGGTATTTGCACGGCCGTGGCAGTCTAACCGGCACTGGACCACAAACATCGGAGACGGCCCCCGGGATCGGGCTCAGAACCCCCTTGAGACACGCGCTTGGACCCTTCAGGAACACATTCTATCCGGGAGAATCCTTCGTTTCACCTCCCACGAGCTGGTCTGGCACTGTCGTGAGGTCCATCTCTGCGAGTGTCGCCCGGGATCTGCCCTTCGTAAGGAGGCCCTCAGACTCATCAACTTGGACAGAATGACAGGCGATAAAGACCCCCCATTCGGACTGCGGTCCAGCGATCCTCGCATCGTCTGGTCCGAAGTTGTCACTCCTTTCACCCGCCGCGCCATCACCCACGAGTCAGATCGGCTTCCCGCCATCTCAGGCGTCGCCGCTACGCTCGCCGGCCCCATGGGTATGGAGTACATCGGCGGGATGTGGAAGGACATGCTAGGTAGTGCTGTGTGCTGGCATGTCGATGAACCTGGGACCTCTAGGCGCGAGACATATTACGCACCAACTTGGTCATGGGCTTCCATCGTGGGACCTATAGAGGCTGTCTGGAATGCAGGCACCAACGAACTCCCACAGACTGAAGTGATTGATGTGCAGTACACTTTGGCCACGCCAAACCCTTATGGGAGACTATCTGCAGCAAAGTTGACTATTACGGGCCTCTTGCTAGACGTCTGCATAAAATCGCCGGATGGTTTACCGGCAAAGGAGAAGAGTCGCAACATTTCCTTTCAGCTGCAATTCCTCAACAAGTCAGTCACTGAAACAGATATGAGGTTAGAGATGATTTGTCTTGCTTTCCCGGATATCGTCACGACGTCGGGCGATGCCCCAGAGTTGCGGTTCGGAGAGCCTATCCGGCTCCTACTTTTAGCCTGCAAGCTCTATGGGCAAGGGTTCGACAGCATGCCAGGACTCCTACTAACGGAGGCTTCCAACGTTCAGAATGACACGGGTGGACTGGTATATCGCAGAGTAGGTATGGGCGAGGTCAAGCTTCGAAGAAGTGAGAGAGATCAAGGCGAGTTCAGGGGGAAGTTTGAGGAAGGCCTTGGCTTGGTATTTGCCAATCACTTGGCTGCTCAAGGCTGCTTATCTACTATCACAATTGTGTAG